The Ralstonia pickettii DTP0602 genome segment TGTAGCCGCTTGGCCCCGGAGGTGCCCAATACCACGGTCGCGTTGCGGGCCTTTTCCTGCAGGTACAACGCGGCCACGTAGCCTTTGGCGAGGAAGCCGGCGCGCAGCGCGGTGCCGTTGAGCAGTAGTTCCTTGCCGCCCACTCGCGCGGCATCGTCAAAGCGCATGCCCTCGACCTCCACCGCGCGCGCCGGCGACGGCACGGCGCCCGCCGCGGTGGTGGCGCACAGTGCGACCAGCAGGGCAGCCAGGTGCAGGCGCATACCGTGCGGCAAGCCAGGGCGGGAACGGGAGCGGAGGTGGGTGTCCGGGCGCGTCGGCGCGGAACGGGTGCGGGACAACATGGCGGCGGACGTACAACTAGGCATGCCATGCTGGCGCAAATCTGGAAAAATACCTATCCGTATCTGCCCTAGTCCGCACATTACGGTTTTTTCGCCTTTATCTTCCCCAGCCTCGCTCTCGCTACAGGATGGCGGCGGCCGGATGGCACCATAGGGCACCTCAGGGCGGCGTGGGCGGATGCCGCGCCATGCTGCCATCCTCACTACAACAACGACAATGTCTCCTGCCCTGCTGCTGGTGCCGGATTTCAGCCTGATCCTGATCGGCTGGCTGCTGGTGCGCTATTCCCCTTTCGATCGCGCCTTCTGGTCCGGCGTGGAACGGCTGGTGTACTTCGTGCTGTTCCCGGCGCTGCTGCTGCAGTCGACCAACAGCGCGGTGTTCGATTTCTCGTCGACCTCGGCCATGCTCGGGCTGGCGCTGCTGGTGCTGGCCTGCGGCATGGCCGGCGGCTACGCCGTCAAATGGGTGTTGCGGCCCGACGCGATAAGCTTTGCCTCCGGCGTGCAGACTGCGTTCCGCTTCAACTCCTATATCGGGCTGGCGCTGGCCTCGCGCCTGGGCGGCACCGAGGGCCTGGCCATGATGGCGGTGATCGTCGGCTGTACCGTGCCGCTGTGTAACGTCGCGGCGGTGTGGGCGCTGGCGCGCCACGGCGAGACCGCGCTGTGGAAGGAGCTGGCGCGCAACCCGCTGATCCTGGCCACCGCGGGTGGCCTGCTGACCAACCTGATGGGGCTGCACGCGCCCGAGGTCTTGGCGATGACGCTGAACCGGCTGGGCTCGGCCTCCACCGCGCTGGGGCTGATGACGGTGGGCGCGGGCCTGCAGATGAGCGGCGCCACGGGCACGGTCGGGCCGGTGGCCTGGTGGACCGGCGTCAAGCTGCTGGCGATGCCGTGTGTGGCGTGGCTGGTGGGGCGCCACCTGCCGCTGACCACCCTGCAGTACCAGATCGTGGTGCTGTACGCTTCGCTGCCAACGGCGTCGAGCGCCTATATCCTGGCGGTGCGCATGGGCGGCAACGGGCCGATGGTGGCGGCGACGATCTCGGTGATGACGGTGGCGGCGATCGTGACCACGCCGCTGTGGCTGGCGCTGGTCAGCTAGCCACCATTGTTTGCCGCTGCCGGCGGCGGCTGGCCCTGCGCCAGCGCCCAGTCGATATGCTCGCGCACCAGCGGCGTAGCGGTTTCGCGCTGCGCCAGCAGCGCCGTGCGGATGCGCGCGGCCAATGCGGCATCCTCCGGGCGCGTGCCGGAAACCGCCGCGCGCAGGCTGTTGCCCAGCCCGACCGCCAAGTTGCGCAGCCAGCGCTCATGGCCGATGCGCCGGATCGGGCTGCCTTCCAGCCGCTGGTTGAATGCTTCCTCGGTCCATTCGAACAGGCCGACCATATCGGGCGCATCCAGCCCGTTGCGCACGTCGAAGTCCGGCACCGTGGCCACGTGCGCGAACTTGTTCCAGGGGCAGGCGAGCTGGCAGTCGTCGCAGCCGTAGACGCGGTTGCCCATCGGCGCACGGAACTCGACCGGGATTGGCCCCTTGTGCTCGATGGTCAGGTAGGAAATGCAGCGGCGCGCATCCAGCCGGTAGGGCGCCACGATGGCGCGCGTGGGGCAGATATCGAGGCAGCGGTGGCAGTTGCCGCAGTGGTTGGATTCGGGCGGATCGGCGGGCAGCGGGATGTCGACCAGGATCTCGCCGAGGAAGAACATCGAGCCGCCGTCGCGGTCCAGCAGCAGCGTATGCTTGCCGCGCCAGCCGAGTCCGCCCTGGCTGGCCAGCGCCACTTCCATCACCGGCGCGGAATCGGTAAAGACGCGGTAGCCGAACTTTCCGATTTCGGCCTCGATCCGGCTGGCCAGTTGCTGGAGACGGCTGCGCAGCACCTTGTGATAATCGCGGCCGCGCGCGTACAGCGACACCACCGCGGTGGCCGGATCGTCCAGCCGGGCCAGTTCATGGCGGCGCCAGTCGCCGGCATCCGCCGCCGCCCCGGCGGCGGGAACGTACGGCATGCGCGCCACGATGGCGCGCACCGTCCCGGGCACCAGTTCGGCCGGACGGGCGCGCCGCAGGCCGTGGTTCGCCATATAATCCATGTCGCCGTGGTAACCCTGCTCGAGCCAAGCCATCAGCCCCGGCTCGGCATGGCTCAGATCGACATCGGCAATGCGCACCGACGCAAAACCCAGCGCAGCGCCCCATGCGCGGATCGATGCCGCGAGCGCCGCCAGCTCCCCCGGGCCCGCGGCCGGCTGGCCGGCGTGGCTGGAGGTGGGGGCGCTTGTGGGCACGCCTGGGGGCACGTCCGTGGGCACACTGGGCGCGCCTGGCGCGCTGGCCGGCGGCTTGACTGCTGGGTCGATCATCCCTGAATTGTACGCAATGCCCTTGCTCCAAGAACGCACCCTGACGTTGCCCGACGAAGCCGCCACCGCGCGCCTGGGCGCCGCGCTGGCCGCCGCCGTGCAGGCCATGCCGCCACGCACGGTACATGTGCAGCTGTCCGGCGACCTGGGCGCCGGCAAGACCACGCTGTCGCGCGCCATCCTGCGCGCGCTGGGCCATGCGGGGAAGGTCCGCAGCCCCACCTATACGCTGTGCGAGCCCTATGAGGTCGCCCGCGCCGACGGCTCGCCGCTGACCGTCTACCACTTCGACCTGTACCGCTTTGCCGACCCGGAGGAGTGGATCGACGCGGGGTTTCGCGACTGCTTTGCCGAACCGGCCTTCAACCTGGTCGAATGGCCCGAGAAGGCCGGCAGGCTGCTCGGGGAACCGGACCTGCATGTGTTGCTCCAATCGGACATGGCCGGGCCGGATGACATGGAAAGCGATACCGGCGAGCGCCGTATCGCCGCCATGCGCGCCTATACTCACACTGGACTTACCCTGCTGAACGCATGCTGATCAAGCGACTTGCCACCGACCGCCCTGATGGACCCGACGGACTGCTGCAGGCGCGCCGCAAATGGATGGCGCAAGCACTGAAGCTGGGCGCCGGCACGGCGGTACTGACCCTCGCCGGCCCACAGATCGTGTTCGGCGCGGGCATTGTCG includes the following:
- a CDS encoding ATPase (K06925: K06925; UPF0079 ATP-binding protein), coding for MYAMPLLQERTLTLPDEAATARLGAALAAAVQAMPPRTVHVQLSGDLGAGKTTLSRAILRALGHAGKVRSPTYTLCEPYEVARADGSPLTVYHFDLYRFADPEEWIDAGFRDCFAEPAFNLVEWPEKAGRLLGEPDLHVLLQSDMAGPDDMESDTGERRIAAMRAYTHTGLTLLNAC
- a CDS encoding Epoxyqueuosine reductase, encoding MPTDVPPGVPTSAPTSSHAGQPAAGPGELAALAASIRAWGAALGFASVRIADVDLSHAEPGLMAWLEQGYHGDMDYMANHGLRRARPAELVPGTVRAIVARMPYVPAAGAAADAGDWRRHELARLDDPATAVVSLYARGRDYHKVLRSRLQQLASRIEAEIGKFGYRVFTDSAPVMEVALASQGGLGWRGKHTLLLDRDGGSMFFLGEILVDIPLPADPPESNHCGNCHRCLDICPTRAIVAPYRLDARRCISYLTIEHKGPIPVEFRAPMGNRVYGCDDCQLACPWNKFAHVATVPDFDVRNGLDAPDMVGLFEWTEEAFNQRLEGSPIRRIGHERWLRNLAVGLGNSLRAAVSGTRPEDAALAARIRTALLAQRETATPLVREHIDWALAQGQPPPAAANNGG
- a CDS encoding permease (K07088: K07088), which translates into the protein MSPALLLVPDFSLILIGWLLVRYSPFDRAFWSGVERLVYFVLFPALLLQSTNSAVFDFSSTSAMLGLALLVLACGMAGGYAVKWVLRPDAISFASGVQTAFRFNSYIGLALASRLGGTEGLAMMAVIVGCTVPLCNVAAVWALARHGETALWKELARNPLILATAGGLLTNLMGLHAPEVLAMTLNRLGSASTALGLMTVGAGLQMSGATGTVGPVAWWTGVKLLAMPCVAWLVGRHLPLTTLQYQIVVLYASLPTASSAYILAVRMGGNGPMVAATISVMTVAAIVTTPLWLALVS